Proteins found in one Chloroflexota bacterium genomic segment:
- a CDS encoding HEAT repeat domain-containing protein, producing the protein MAIAPFDRLLLPRLRRAQRQRSYARYVQARWAERFPARVLPTIGSLVLQLSPIPANGQQANLWQALQLNQRIRLVGGLGSGRSFVLINMLLQWCATQERLPGLFPILLHVPSATESPDATLARTLAEAGFANDRMGIERGLAAGKWMLLLDDLEEAQPHIAEHWRNWLFDLTERYPALAAVATDHATNPNWDGWATWQVQAPDASILEQWLRQLLPNEEPALLLPPLLNDGRGRLVAERFADVAILAATYPTHGFSANRVRMYAAAVDRALRPIAGADLPKVRTALAGLGYAWLQGEQIKAVYWLQPSLVALNGLVQVDQRGLVRFRSPLFALFCAALHLAAHHAWHDFDLDNPLWHELLPLTAGLLADPAPLYNAIRGNRPLTSQRVLLLGRCLREHHVPIAGWSAAIIRALVHVARHEPAYTEQIWHLLESMESVVSATIAEQLSNGSEGEAWALQVVRSLPSHLALDYLLDMLSDSRLSYNTRQSAAQQLFAMHDAQLTPRLISLAQRQHDDWGQLLVNYLLAQNSHAGRCYLQEQLHAGRMIFYLHCEPNGARFVVATASALLDDHQLDQVVHLHASLALQGCATERTAPALLNACTAASAPLRAAARQALLQATPSLAVRALGRLVLGDDVHWTARHEALHELLRFESNGANPLLLRVVTSQLPLAARLEAAQAIMQRQNETSERLIRLLEQPQLGNALRSGIIYRSDPQTQPLFMQRLLGLACDQSAFMVRTAAISTLAKLKNDESQAVLAGIVENERHDLQALHTAIVGLGTRRDESGIWALRTIVIGELPQQLELAWQQELPIGYLHEPPIQWPIVSFSPALQWRWAEALAVGNTSADPPTSLAELVAREVHNLRAAAAQALSTIGGSAARSVLYEALTGNPDRYSLTVAPVVAAQLANCDAEYELAQTIGTGQPLLRWVAANTLSQQAQAKPSLHQMLINNQLDPQTRSAMLTALSGDNHLAPLLETMIVDDHTPLSLRVDAVHSFHKLHMAHSEGLMLALLTSNHAEPALHVAAMDCLVAPVSEASLNTVRQILRDPRPTLEVAAAALRCLGRVADRESIALFLRYAQHDSPSLAIPAMDGLRLLQEPTAIALLNRLAQAGGKSTRIRLHALRVLLELEGAIHLGLVRELATTGSIGTRLLALEILLAAAKNPLDSLEFLRPHNPLPLRLRVAQALAEAADEATLQQLAELLHNDREALAIRSLALSSLCQARYTPVLAEVETLAADQNAPLSLRRRAIDGLRAWRNEPTTMLTLSQLAESTDPASSAWALAVLLDLPLLQELA; encoded by the coding sequence ATGGCGATTGCACCATTTGATCGATTGTTGTTACCTCGGCTGCGGCGTGCGCAACGCCAGCGTAGTTATGCGCGGTATGTGCAGGCGCGTTGGGCCGAGCGTTTTCCGGCGCGGGTGTTGCCAACCATCGGTAGTTTGGTGCTGCAACTGAGTCCCATCCCTGCTAACGGCCAACAAGCCAACCTCTGGCAAGCACTCCAACTCAATCAGCGGATTCGCTTGGTCGGTGGCTTGGGTAGCGGGCGCTCATTTGTCTTAATCAACATGCTCTTGCAATGGTGCGCCACCCAAGAACGTTTGCCTGGTTTGTTTCCCATTTTGCTGCATGTGCCCAGCGCCACCGAATCGCCTGATGCGACGCTGGCTCGCACCTTGGCCGAAGCTGGCTTTGCCAACGACCGAATGGGGATCGAGCGCGGCTTAGCGGCGGGCAAATGGATGCTGCTGCTTGATGATCTTGAGGAAGCTCAGCCGCATATTGCTGAGCATTGGCGCAATTGGTTATTTGATTTGACTGAGCGTTATCCAGCGCTAGCCGCCGTTGCCACCGACCATGCTACCAACCCAAATTGGGATGGTTGGGCCACATGGCAAGTGCAAGCACCCGATGCCAGCATTTTGGAGCAATGGCTGCGCCAATTATTGCCCAACGAAGAGCCAGCCCTGCTGCTACCACCACTGTTAAATGATGGTCGCGGACGTTTGGTGGCCGAGCGCTTTGCCGATGTCGCAATTTTGGCCGCGACCTATCCAACTCATGGTTTTTCGGCCAATCGCGTGCGCATGTACGCCGCCGCCGTTGATCGAGCGCTGCGTCCAATCGCCGGAGCAGATTTGCCTAAGGTACGCACAGCATTGGCTGGCTTGGGCTATGCTTGGCTCCAAGGCGAACAGATCAAAGCGGTGTATTGGCTGCAACCAAGTTTGGTAGCCCTCAATGGTTTGGTGCAGGTTGATCAGCGCGGGTTGGTACGCTTTCGCTCGCCATTATTTGCCCTGTTCTGCGCAGCCCTGCATTTAGCAGCACATCATGCTTGGCACGATTTCGATTTGGATAACCCACTGTGGCATGAATTATTGCCTTTGACAGCGGGTTTATTGGCCGACCCCGCGCCACTTTATAACGCCATTCGTGGTAATCGCCCGCTAACCAGCCAACGGGTGCTGCTGCTTGGGCGCTGTTTGCGTGAACATCATGTACCAATTGCTGGCTGGAGCGCCGCAATTATTCGGGCTTTGGTGCATGTGGCCCGCCATGAGCCAGCCTACACCGAGCAGATTTGGCATTTGCTCGAGAGTATGGAAAGCGTGGTTAGCGCCACAATTGCCGAGCAACTGAGCAATGGCTCCGAGGGCGAGGCCTGGGCTTTGCAAGTTGTGCGTAGTTTGCCCAGCCATTTGGCGCTCGATTACTTATTGGATATGCTGAGCGATAGCCGCCTCAGCTATAACACCCGCCAAAGTGCTGCCCAACAACTTTTTGCCATGCACGATGCTCAATTAACCCCACGCTTGATTAGCTTGGCTCAACGTCAGCACGATGATTGGGGCCAGTTATTGGTTAATTATTTGCTGGCGCAAAATAGTCATGCTGGGCGTTGCTACTTGCAAGAGCAATTGCACGCTGGCCGCATGATTTTCTATCTGCATTGCGAGCCAAATGGGGCACGTTTCGTTGTGGCAACCGCCAGTGCCTTGCTCGATGATCATCAGCTTGATCAGGTTGTGCATTTGCATGCTTCACTGGCGCTCCAAGGTTGTGCTACCGAGCGCACTGCCCCAGCCTTGTTGAACGCCTGTACTGCGGCGAGTGCGCCCTTACGAGCGGCGGCTCGCCAAGCCTTATTGCAGGCAACGCCCAGTTTGGCTGTTCGGGCTTTAGGGCGCTTGGTCTTGGGCGATGATGTACACTGGACGGCTCGCCATGAAGCGTTGCACGAATTATTACGCTTTGAAAGCAACGGCGCGAATCCCTTGTTATTGCGAGTCGTTACCTCACAATTGCCCTTGGCAGCTCGCTTAGAGGCGGCACAAGCAATTATGCAACGCCAAAACGAAACCAGCGAACGGCTAATTCGGCTGCTTGAGCAACCCCAACTTGGCAATGCCCTGCGCAGCGGGATTATTTATCGCAGCGATCCGCAAACCCAGCCATTATTTATGCAACGTTTGCTTGGCCTAGCCTGCGACCAATCGGCGTTTATGGTGCGAACTGCGGCGATCAGCACGCTCGCCAAGCTCAAAAATGATGAATCGCAGGCGGTTTTAGCAGGCATTGTTGAAAACGAACGCCATGATTTGCAAGCCTTGCATACGGCGATTGTCGGCCTTGGCACACGCCGCGATGAGAGTGGCATTTGGGCTTTGCGCACAATTGTAATCGGTGAATTACCTCAGCAATTGGAGCTAGCATGGCAACAAGAGCTGCCAATAGGCTATTTGCACGAACCGCCAATTCAATGGCCGATCGTCAGCTTTTCGCCAGCCTTGCAATGGCGTTGGGCCGAAGCCTTGGCCGTTGGCAACACCAGTGCCGATCCGCCAACTAGTTTGGCTGAGTTGGTCGCTCGCGAGGTGCATAATTTACGAGCTGCTGCCGCCCAAGCCCTGAGCACAATCGGCGGTTCGGCAGCGCGTTCGGTGCTATACGAAGCCCTGACTGGCAATCCTGATCGCTATAGTTTGACGGTTGCACCAGTGGTTGCAGCTCAATTAGCCAATTGCGATGCCGAATATGAATTGGCCCAAACAATTGGCACTGGTCAACCGTTGTTGCGCTGGGTTGCCGCCAATACCTTGAGCCAACAAGCTCAAGCCAAGCCTAGCTTGCACCAAATGTTAATCAACAATCAGCTTGATCCGCAAACCCGTAGTGCTATGCTGACCGCCTTGAGTGGCGATAACCATCTTGCGCCGTTGCTCGAAACTATGATCGTTGATGATCATACGCCGTTGAGTTTGCGGGTTGATGCGGTGCATAGTTTTCATAAACTGCATATGGCGCATAGTGAAGGCCTGATGTTAGCATTATTAACCTCGAACCATGCCGAGCCAGCCTTGCATGTGGCCGCAATGGATTGTTTGGTTGCGCCAGTTTCTGAGGCTAGTCTGAACACGGTGCGCCAGATTCTGCGTGATCCTCGGCCAACCTTGGAGGTCGCGGCGGCGGCATTACGCTGCTTGGGTCGGGTTGCTGATCGCGAATCAATTGCGTTGTTTTTGCGCTACGCCCAGCACGACAGCCCTAGTTTGGCAATTCCCGCGATGGATGGCTTGCGTTTGTTGCAAGAACCTACCGCGATTGCTTTGCTCAATCGTTTGGCTCAAGCTGGCGGTAAAAGTACGCGGATTCGGCTGCATGCCTTGCGCGTGTTGTTGGAGCTTGAAGGCGCGATACATCTTGGTTTGGTGCGCGAATTGGCGACCACAGGCTCGATTGGCACCCGCTTGTTGGCGCTGGAAATTTTGTTGGCAGCCGCCAAAAACCCGCTCGATAGCTTGGAATTTTTGCGGCCTCACAACCCCTTACCTTTACGCTTGCGGGTAGCTCAAGCGCTGGCCGAAGCTGCCGATGAAGCTACATTACAGCAATTGGCCGAATTATTGCACAATGATCGTGAAGCGCTAGCCATTCGCAGCTTAGCCCTTAGCAGTTTATGTCAAGCTCGATATACGCCAGTGTTGGCTGAGGTTGAAACTTTAGCTGCCGATCAAAACGCCCCCTTGAGCTTACGACGACGGGCGATCGATGGCTTACGGGCTTGGCGCAACGAACCAACGACTATGCTTACGCTAAGTCAATTGGCCGAAAGCACCGACCCAGCTAGTAGCGCGTGGGCCTTGGCAGTCTTGCTTGATCTGCCGCTATTGCAGGAGTTGGCGTGA
- a CDS encoding response regulator: MNGTAHILVVEDDPAIGRLLLMHLREAGWHAMLANTGMAGLRLWASDCFQIVLLDVMLPDLSGWELCQQLRAESNVPILMLTAKASDDDVVRGLNLGADDYLTKPFSQAQLIARVQRLIQRQALLEPAPRLPSLAVEPAEPQPTRPPSGAVLLREARQKAGISLYAAERRTGIRWDYLQAIEQGAFMQIPLKHIKPLLLQYCELLQVDARPVFAHAQQVYLASPEYHQRRNWPWLVAVSCIIVIVIVMLW, encoded by the coding sequence GTGAATGGCACGGCCCACATTTTAGTTGTCGAAGATGATCCAGCGATTGGGCGTTTGTTGCTGATGCATTTGCGCGAGGCTGGTTGGCATGCCATGCTGGCCAACACGGGCATGGCTGGGCTGCGGCTATGGGCTAGCGATTGCTTCCAAATTGTATTGTTGGATGTGATGTTGCCTGATTTGAGTGGCTGGGAGTTATGCCAACAATTACGGGCCGAAAGCAACGTGCCTATTTTGATGCTCACCGCTAAAGCCAGCGACGATGATGTGGTACGTGGCCTCAATTTGGGTGCTGATGATTATTTGACCAAGCCATTTAGCCAAGCTCAACTGATTGCCCGCGTCCAACGCTTGATTCAGCGCCAAGCCTTGCTTGAGCCAGCTCCACGGTTACCAAGTTTGGCGGTTGAGCCTGCTGAACCACAGCCAACTCGACCACCAAGCGGAGCGGTGTTGTTGCGCGAAGCTCGTCAAAAAGCAGGCATTAGTTTGTATGCCGCTGAACGGCGTACAGGCATCCGCTGGGATTATTTGCAGGCAATCGAGCAAGGTGCATTTATGCAAATTCCGCTTAAGCACATTAAGCCCTTGCTACTGCAATATTGTGAATTATTGCAAGTTGATGCACGGCCAGTTTTTGCCCATGCCCAACAAGTTTATTTAGCCTCGCCCGAATACCATCAGCGCCGCAATTGGCCTTGGCTGGTAGCAGTCAGTTGCATTATTGTGATTGTGATTGTGATGCTATGGTAA
- a CDS encoding DUF5685 family protein gives MFGVLRGCSPHLDQPTHAAWWSHICGMCLTLRDQHGQVARITTNYDAALLSALYEAQRAEQGSRRTSVCALRGFRALDVVAADDHGSRYAAAVSLLMAAIRLRDNVADRDGWAGKVPLVANTVAKRWDKKAEQTARELGFEPALLRQQAIAQAEVEALVNADFCTYSAPTEAAVGAAFRHTAILANQPSNAEPLEQMGRMYGRMMLLLDSYNDVAEDQARGHFNALCATPQVELRTVAHKIFNDAFANLRQQWQRLTLLQAHLVEVLLLNMLPAIGSKAFGACKRHSLACATALPVAAALLPAMASDYDDDPSRRDPNRAYTGPTRALKPHENPEYQGQYPQQPPYQGQYPQQPYQGYPSQYNPNDPSMLPPGSLPPASSHPVPPPGHYQDRKRDVAMGAALCCCQSRSRRHRHSHRSRIVCCDDDCCDCCQCTCCCCDATDACEGDGCSCCECGGCGECGSCCECGDCCSCDC, from the coding sequence ATGTTTGGAGTTCTGCGTGGGTGCTCGCCGCACCTCGATCAACCAACCCATGCTGCTTGGTGGAGCCATATTTGTGGTATGTGTCTGACCTTGCGCGACCAGCATGGCCAAGTTGCGCGAATTACCACCAATTACGATGCTGCTTTGCTTTCGGCGTTGTACGAAGCTCAACGCGCTGAACAAGGCTCCCGCCGCACCAGTGTCTGCGCTTTACGTGGTTTTCGGGCACTCGATGTGGTCGCTGCTGATGATCATGGTTCGCGCTATGCTGCCGCCGTAAGTTTGCTGATGGCCGCAATTCGGCTGCGTGATAATGTGGCCGATCGTGATGGTTGGGCCGGTAAAGTGCCCTTGGTTGCTAACACGGTTGCTAAACGTTGGGATAAAAAAGCTGAGCAAACCGCGCGTGAGTTGGGCTTCGAGCCAGCCTTGTTGCGCCAACAGGCAATTGCTCAGGCCGAAGTAGAAGCCTTGGTCAATGCCGATTTTTGCACCTACTCGGCTCCGACCGAGGCTGCGGTAGGTGCGGCGTTTCGGCATACGGCGATTTTGGCCAACCAACCAAGCAATGCTGAGCCACTTGAGCAAATGGGCCGTATGTATGGCCGCATGATGTTGCTGCTCGATAGCTACAACGATGTGGCTGAAGATCAAGCCCGTGGCCATTTCAATGCCTTGTGTGCCACGCCCCAAGTCGAATTGCGCACGGTTGCCCATAAAATCTTCAACGATGCTTTTGCCAATTTACGCCAACAATGGCAACGTTTAACCTTGCTGCAAGCGCATTTGGTTGAAGTGTTGTTGCTGAACATGTTGCCAGCGATTGGCTCGAAAGCCTTTGGCGCATGCAAACGCCATAGTTTGGCTTGTGCCACGGCCTTGCCTGTGGCGGCGGCTTTATTGCCAGCCATGGCCAGCGATTACGATGACGATCCTTCGCGGCGTGACCCCAACCGCGCCTACACTGGGCCAACTCGTGCCCTCAAGCCCCACGAAAACCCTGAATATCAAGGCCAATATCCACAACAACCGCCCTACCAAGGCCAATATCCGCAACAACCATATCAAGGCTATCCATCACAATACAATCCAAATGATCCCTCGATGTTGCCGCCTGGCTCGTTGCCGCCAGCCAGCTCGCACCCGGTTCCGCCGCCAGGTCATTATCAAGATCGCAAGCGTGATGTAGCGATGGGGGCAGCCTTATGTTGTTGCCAGAGCCGCAGTCGTCGTCACCGCCACTCGCATCGTTCAAGGATTGTGTGTTGTGATGATGATTGCTGTGATTGTTGCCAATGTACCTGCTGCTGTTGCGATGCTACCGATGCCTGCGAGGGCGATGGTTGCAGTTGCTGCGAATGTGGCGGCTGTGGTGAATGTGGCAGTTGCTGCGAATGTGGCGATTGCTGTAGTTGTGATTGTTAA
- the lgt gene encoding prolipoprotein diacylglyceryl transferase: MHPPFGPNLLELGPIVIRMYAIAILSGAMLGGWLGAHRARARGYNPNIVWDWLIVGLILGVAGGRIWYVASSWPQYRDGPFIDMINTTKGGLAIHGAIVGAVLTVLIAAWRTKTNALTWMDVLAPCLSVGQAIGRWGNFFNNEAYGGPVSNGLPWNLDIPAQYRIRGTEQYDAATRFHPTFLYESLWNLGVLFSIVFIERRFRGRLRNGDSLLIYGVLYSIGRFWIEDLRVDKLCTGGVGGAICNDSLSMARLTSIVLIVGCSALFVLRRVLQRNPPASSYQQWDEPWQPEPETAKAAA; this comes from the coding sequence ATGCATCCGCCGTTTGGTCCGAATTTGCTTGAGTTAGGCCCGATTGTAATTCGTATGTATGCGATTGCAATTTTGAGTGGCGCTATGCTGGGGGGCTGGCTTGGTGCTCATCGTGCCCGTGCCCGTGGCTATAACCCCAATATCGTTTGGGATTGGTTGATCGTTGGCTTGATTTTGGGCGTTGCCGGCGGGCGAATTTGGTATGTGGCTTCATCGTGGCCGCAATATCGTGATGGCCCATTTATCGATATGATCAATACCACCAAGGGCGGCTTGGCCATCCACGGAGCGATCGTTGGCGCAGTATTAACGGTGTTGATCGCTGCTTGGCGCACCAAAACTAATGCTCTCACATGGATGGATGTTCTGGCCCCATGTTTGAGTGTTGGCCAAGCAATTGGGCGCTGGGGCAACTTTTTCAACAACGAAGCCTACGGCGGCCCAGTCAGCAACGGTTTGCCCTGGAATTTGGATATTCCAGCCCAATATCGGATTCGTGGCACTGAACAATATGATGCTGCCACCCGTTTTCACCCCACCTTTTTATACGAATCGCTGTGGAATTTAGGCGTGTTGTTCTCGATTGTCTTTATCGAACGCCGCTTCCGTGGGCGCTTGCGCAACGGCGATTCATTGCTGATTTATGGTGTGCTCTACTCAATTGGCCGCTTTTGGATCGAAGATTTACGGGTTGATAAGCTCTGTACTGGCGGCGTTGGTGGCGCTATTTGTAACGATAGCCTCTCGATGGCCCGTTTGACCAGCATCGTTTTGATTGTTGGTTGTAGCGCCTTATTTGTGTTGCGCCGCGTGTTGCAGCGCAATCCACCAGCCAGTAGCTACCAACAATGGGATGAGCCATGGCAACCAGAGCCTGAAACCGCCAAAGCCGCCGCTTAA
- a CDS encoding aminoglycoside phosphotransferase family protein has translation MYSTTKNAKTREQIAAMVAHAFAGMQLAPHEQAIQELKDGWFNAAYAISLADGREVVLKIAPLPDADVLSYEQNIMQTEVAAMRLVQQNPAIPVPTIYFFDETLSICDSPYFFMQKIAGDNLEHVRATLEPAVQAKVDQHIGAIIHEINQFSGSYFGYEGNPKLRGDSWKATFITLIDALLADGQRKNVELEYSYAEIRAAVLKHAAALDEVTTPALVHWDAWNANFFVEHGKIVGIIDFERALWGDPLMEAQFRPFSGESLSNFMQGYGKIAFTPAEEQRNQLYSLYLALVMAIECYYRNYDTDFVRTIARQLLGATMDWLKAD, from the coding sequence ATGTATAGCACCACCAAAAATGCTAAAACCCGCGAGCAAATTGCTGCAATGGTGGCCCATGCCTTCGCTGGTATGCAGCTTGCACCGCACGAACAAGCAATTCAAGAGCTAAAAGATGGTTGGTTTAATGCTGCCTACGCCATCAGCTTAGCGGATGGTCGCGAAGTTGTGCTCAAAATCGCACCCCTGCCAGATGCCGATGTGCTGAGCTACGAGCAAAATATTATGCAAACTGAAGTCGCGGCAATGCGCTTAGTCCAGCAAAATCCAGCGATTCCTGTGCCAACGATTTATTTTTTTGACGAAACGTTGAGCATTTGTGATTCGCCTTACTTTTTTATGCAAAAAATTGCTGGCGATAATCTCGAACATGTGCGGGCAACGCTTGAGCCAGCAGTCCAAGCCAAGGTTGATCAGCACATTGGGGCCATTATCCACGAAATCAATCAATTTAGTGGCAGCTATTTTGGCTACGAAGGCAACCCCAAACTACGCGGCGATAGCTGGAAAGCCACATTTATCACATTAATCGATGCCTTGTTGGCTGATGGCCAGCGTAAAAACGTTGAACTTGAATATAGCTATGCTGAAATTCGCGCGGCTGTGTTGAAGCATGCCGCAGCACTTGATGAAGTTACCACACCCGCTTTGGTGCACTGGGATGCCTGGAACGCCAACTTTTTCGTGGAGCATGGCAAGATTGTCGGGATCATTGATTTTGAGCGGGCGCTATGGGGCGATCCCTTGATGGAAGCCCAATTTCGGCCATTCTCGGGCGAAAGCCTGAGCAATTTTATGCAGGGCTATGGCAAAATAGCTTTTACGCCTGCGGAAGAACAGCGCAATCAACTGTATTCGTTATATTTGGCACTGGTGATGGCGATTGAATGTTACTATCGCAATTATGATACCGATTTTGTGCGCACGATTGCCCGTCAACTGCTCGGCGCAACCATGGATTGGCTCAAGGCTGATTAG
- a CDS encoding MATE family efflux transporter, with protein sequence MATASIEKLGTAPIGKLLLAMSSQTTISLLVYTIYSITNTYVLSIGINGLAAAGAAIIAPVLLALGAVSTTVGAGGASVVSRALGAHQPDRAARVVANTFIIFWAAALIISVIGTLAIEPIVYLLGATESIAPYAIDYGRIIFLGAITSTGYSAIIRADGNTGFSTAIWIIPVSLTIGFCWLLVIVFPLGVTGAAIATVLGQAASAGMSIYFFFFRKQRSYHLRLSYFKPDWAIMREILLIGSPSLIKNLSASIMAIVTNNLLRTLGGTSALSVFAIVGSLYSGLMTPQTGIIQGMQPIVGYNLGQRNLQRVWQTIKLSLRAAVGYGLLISSLCLIIPGGLISLLSNDQALIAEGQTALRLLALAYPLTGISLVSAAALQAAGWAKQALLLLVGSIIGIKLPILLLGSQLFGLNGIWAAEAISELLLCGAAFWLLNKLRQQTHQPLGSEGN encoded by the coding sequence ATGGCAACCGCAAGCATTGAAAAACTAGGAACCGCTCCCATCGGCAAGCTGCTCTTGGCAATGTCGTCGCAAACCACCATCTCGCTATTGGTCTATACGATTTATAGCATTACCAATACCTACGTACTTTCGATTGGGATTAATGGTTTAGCAGCGGCGGGTGCTGCAATCATCGCGCCAGTGCTCTTGGCCTTGGGAGCAGTTTCAACCACGGTTGGCGCTGGTGGAGCTTCAGTCGTTTCACGCGCCTTGGGAGCGCATCAGCCCGATCGCGCAGCGCGAGTTGTTGCCAATACTTTCATTATTTTTTGGGCGGCAGCACTCATTATCAGCGTGATTGGCACGTTGGCAATTGAGCCAATTGTCTATTTGTTGGGCGCGACCGAAAGCATTGCACCTTACGCCATCGACTATGGCCGCATCATCTTTTTGGGCGCAATTACCAGCACAGGCTACTCGGCAATTATCCGTGCCGACGGCAATACCGGCTTTTCAACCGCGATCTGGATCATTCCGGTTAGCCTGACGATTGGGTTTTGCTGGTTGTTGGTGATCGTTTTCCCGTTAGGTGTGACGGGGGCAGCAATTGCAACGGTGCTTGGGCAAGCTGCTTCAGCAGGCATGAGCATCTATTTCTTCTTTTTTCGCAAACAACGCTCATATCACCTACGCCTGAGTTACTTTAAGCCTGATTGGGCGATTATGCGCGAAATCCTGCTGATTGGCTCGCCCTCGCTGATTAAAAATCTCAGCGCTAGCATTATGGCGATTGTGACCAATAATCTGTTGCGCACGCTTGGTGGCACCAGTGCCTTGAGCGTTTTTGCGATTGTTGGCAGCTTGTACAGCGGCTTGATGACACCGCAAACTGGAATTATTCAAGGTATGCAGCCAATTGTCGGCTATAATCTTGGGCAGCGCAATCTTCAGCGCGTATGGCAAACAATTAAGCTTTCGCTGCGGGCGGCGGTTGGTTATGGCCTACTAATTAGCAGCCTGTGTTTGATCATTCCTGGTGGCTTGATTTCGCTGCTCTCAAATGACCAAGCCTTGATTGCCGAAGGCCAAACTGCCTTACGTTTGTTAGCACTGGCCTATCCATTAACCGGAATTTCGTTGGTCAGCGCCGCGGCCTTGCAAGCGGCGGGCTGGGCCAAACAAGCCCTGTTGCTGCTAGTTGGCAGCATTATTGGCATTAAACTGCCCATTTTATTGCTTGGCTCACAGCTATTTGGCCTGAATGGCATTTGGGCCGCCGAAGCTATTTCAGAATTATTGCTCTGTGGCGCAGCTTTTTGGTTGCTGAACAAACTGCGCCAACAAACCCATCAGCCGCTTGGTTCAGAAGGGAATTAG
- a CDS encoding LacI family transcriptional regulator codes for MASLTIEQIAELAHVSIATVSRVLNNQPHVRTEVRERVLAVMQEHHYTPHAAARTLAGQRPKVIAVFISRTTATIFRNPTFSHLLQGMTEACNAKGYVLMVSLDSANRADDPATKLLNGRSVDGRIVIPNTINDPLLPQLIADRVPMVLVGKHPLLHHIVSVDIDHFAGSYQAVHHLLKLGHQSVGMIVGSLHALATHDQIEGYQQAYREAGLPIHPALIATGNETEQGGQAAIEQLLALQPRPSALFVSSAVMATGVLQTLHTQGLRVPDDITVVCFDDVPTAASLNPSMTSLHQPMYDLGATAANVLIDMIEGKTPSSENTILPISMIVRHENEVWGG; via the coding sequence ATGGCATCATTGACGATTGAACAAATTGCAGAATTGGCGCATGTCTCGATTGCAACGGTTTCGCGGGTGCTGAATAATCAGCCGCATGTACGGACCGAAGTGCGCGAACGGGTGCTCGCCGTAATGCAGGAGCATCATTACACCCCCCATGCAGCGGCGCGAACCTTGGCAGGCCAACGCCCCAAAGTAATTGCGGTCTTTATTTCGCGCACGACTGCCACCATCTTTCGTAACCCGACCTTTTCGCACCTGCTTCAGGGCATGACCGAGGCTTGTAACGCCAAGGGCTATGTCTTGATGGTCTCGCTGGATAGCGCCAATCGGGCCGATGATCCAGCAACCAAATTGCTGAATGGTCGTAGCGTCGATGGCCGAATCGTGATTCCCAATACAATCAATGATCCATTGTTACCACAACTGATCGCCGACCGCGTGCCGATGGTGCTGGTCGGCAAACATCCTTTGCTGCATCATATTGTCAGCGTTGATATTGACCATTTTGCGGGTAGCTACCAAGCAGTGCATCATCTGCTGAAACTTGGCCATCAATCGGTTGGCATGATCGTTGGCTCGTTGCATGCACTGGCCACCCACGATCAGATTGAGGGCTATCAACAGGCCTATCGCGAGGCAGGTTTGCCAATTCACCCAGCATTGATTGCCACTGGAAATGAGACTGAACAAGGCGGCCAAGCGGCAATTGAGCAATTACTAGCCTTGCAACCACGGCCAAGCGCCCTGTTTGTCAGCAGCGCCGTGATGGCCACAGGCGTATTACAAACCTTGCATACCCAAGGGCTGCGCGTGCCTGATGATATAACCGTGGTCTGTTTTGATGATGTGCCAACTGCCGCCAGCCTCAACCCCAGCATGACCTCATTGCACCAACCAATGTACGATCTTGGCGCAACCGCCGCCAATGTGCTGATCGACATGATCGAAGGCAAAACTCCCAGCAGCGAAAATACCATCCTGCCAATTAGCATGATCGTGCGCCACGAAAACGAGGTTTGGGGCGGCTAA